A genomic window from Nicotiana sylvestris chromosome 11, ASM39365v2, whole genome shotgun sequence includes:
- the LOC138881808 gene encoding uncharacterized protein: protein MGTLEEKKQFEIWRSSEFPSRGWIKVNTDGACRGNPGRSSIGFCIRDEVGDLIYAEGREISKGTNNESEAVAIVEALKMCKNLNYFQIWLQTDSMLLKNIIEKSWKPPWYITEHVEEILRLKEQSIIKVTHIFREGNTLADHLANYALDEGNTECHGFWDMDSKGRRIINEDKMQCPYIRVKVARN, encoded by the exons ATGGGAACTTTGGAAGAGAAGAAACAGTTTGAAATATGGAGAAGCAGT GAATTTCCTTCAAGAGGATGGATCAAAGTGAATACGGATGGAGCATGTAGAGGGAACCCAGGGAGGAGTTCAATTGGTTTCTGCATAAGAGATGAGGTAGGTGATTTGATATATGCAGAAGGAAGGGAGATTTCTAAAGGAACTAACAACGAATCAGAAGCGGTAGCTATTGTGGAGGCATTGAAGATGTGCAAAAATCTTAATTATTTCCAGATATGGCTGCAGACAGATTCTATGCTATTAAAGAACATTATAGAAAAATCATGGAAGCCTCCTTGGTATATTACTGAACATGTAGAGGAGATTTTAAGATTGAAGGAACAAAGTATCATCAAGGTCACACACATATTCAGAGAAGGAAATACATTAGCAGACCACCTTGCCAATTATGCTCTAGATGAAGGAAATACTGAATGCCATGGTTTCTGGGATATGGACTCAAAAGGAAGGAGGATTATTAACGAAGATAAGATGCAATGTCCTTACATAAGAGTGAAGGTTGCAAGGAATTAG
- the LOC138881809 gene encoding uncharacterized protein yields the protein MGSALFWFDNWTEIGALYFQVPAEFGIDEDIHNVNDMVENGMWNVDKMFESLPEDLAHHIVQNIRPPTESSQLDTPFWMLETRGHFTVKSAWDYVRRRANPRLAYKMIWVKGLPFKISFFLWKVWKAKLPLDDFLRKLGYSMPSKCWCCADPKEESLLHLFFTFNAARSV from the coding sequence ATGGGATCAGCTCTATTCTGGTTCGACAATTGGACTGAGATAGGAGCCTTATATTTTCAAGTACCTGCAGAGTTTGGTATCGATGAGGATATTCATAATGTCAATGATATGGTTGAAAATGGTATGTGGAATGTGGATAAAATGTTTGAGAGCCTACCTGAAGATTTGGCACACCACATTGTGCAGAATATTAGACCACCAACTGAAAGTTCACAGTTAGATACTCCTTTCTGGATGCTTGAAACAAGGGGACATTTTACAGTAAAGTCTGCATGGGATTACGTGCGAAGAAGAGCCAACCCAAGATTAGCTTACAAGATGATATGGGTAAAAGGTTTACCTTTCAAGATATCTTTCTTCCTGTGGAAGGTGTGGAAAGCCAAACTGCCACTTGATGATTTCTTGCGTAAACTAGGATACTCAATGCCATCTAAATGTTGGTGTTGTGCTGATCCTAAGGAGGAGTCATTACTACATCTGTTCTTCACATTCAATGCAGCTAGAAGTGTTTAG